The following are encoded together in the Notolabrus celidotus isolate fNotCel1 chromosome 9, fNotCel1.pri, whole genome shotgun sequence genome:
- the aplnra gene encoding apelin receptor A, with the protein METTTGEYVDNYDYYEDNETACDFSEWEPSYSLIPVLYMLIFILGLSGNGVVIFTVWRSKSKRRAADVYIGNLALADLTFVATLPLWAVYTALGYHWPFGVALCKISSYVVLVNMYASVFCLTCLSFDRYLAIVHSLSSSRLRSRGTMLASLGAIWALSGLLAVPTLLFRTTVNDQNSNRTTCAMDFSLVTMNQRHEYLWIAGLSLSSSALGFLLPFLAMTIFYCFIGCTVTRHFNNLRKEDQKKKRLLKIITTLVVVFAICWTPFHVLKSMDALSYLNLAPSSCGFLRFLLLAHPYATCLAYVNSCLNPFLYAFFDLRFRSQCLCLLNLKKAMHGQMSSMSSTLSAQTQKSEIQSLATKV; encoded by the coding sequence ATGGAGACCACCACTGGGGAATATGTTGATAATTACGATTACTATGAGGACAATGAGACTGCCTGTGACTTCTCAGAGTGGGAGCCCTCATACTCCCTCATCCCTGTCCTCTACATGCTCATCTTCATTCTTGGCCTGTCTGGTAATGGCGTGGTCATCTTCACCGTCTGGAGGTCCAAATCGAAACGTCGGGCCGCAGATGTCTACATAGGAAACCTGGCCCTCGCTGACCTCACCTTTGTTGCGACCTTACCTCTCTGGGCAGTGTACACAGCACTGGGCTACCACTGGCCCTTTGGTGTGGCTCTGTGTAAGATCAGCAGCTATGTTGTTCTGGTAAATATGTACGCCAGTGTCTTCTGCCTCACCTGCCTGAGCTTTGACCGCTACCTAGCCATCGTGCATTCTTTGTCCAGCAGCAGACTGCGTTCTCGGGGCACCATGCTGGCCTCCTTGGGTGCTATCTGGGCCCTGTCTGGACTGCTGGCGGTGCCGACTCTGCTCTTCAGAACCACTGTGAACGACCAAAACAGCAACCGTACCACCTGCGCCATGGACTTCAGCCTGGTCACCATGAACCAGAGGCATGAGTACCTCTGGATTGCAGGGctcagtctctcctcctctgccttgGGTTTCCTTTTGCCTTTCTTGGCGATGACCATCTTCTACTGCTTCATCGGCTGCACCGTCACACGCCACTTCAACAACCTGCGTAAGGAGGACCAGAAGAAGAAGCGCCTGCTGAAAATCATCACCACATTGGTTGTTGTGTTTGCAATCTGCTGGACGCCCTTCCATGTGCTGAAGAGCATGGATGCCCTCTCCTACCTGAACCTGGCCCCAAGCTCCTGCGGCTTTCTGCGCTTCCTGCTGCTGGCTCACCCTTACGCCACCTGCCTGGCCTACGTCAACAGCTGCCTCAACCCATTCCTGTACGCCTTCTTCGACCTGCGCTTTCGCTCCCAGTGCCTGTGTCTGCTCAACCTGAAGAAAGCCATGCATGGTCAGATGAGCTCCATGTCATCCACGCTCAGTGCCCAGACTCAGAAGTCGGAGATTCAGTCTCTGGCTACAAAGGTGTAG